AACACCCCCATCCCTCAACGCATCTCTCAACAACTCAAAGTACGGCTTTTGGAAAAGACTCTCCGCAGGACCCTCCGGGTCCGAGCTGTCGGTGATGATAACATCAAACTCGTTCTGGCGGTTCTTGAGGAATTCGAAGCCATCGCCCACGTGCACACCGACGTTGGGGTGCTGGAAGCCGATGCTCATGCCGGGGAGGTACTTCTTGGAGACGCGGATGACGGCCTCGTCGATGTCGCACAGGATAGCCTCCTTGACGGACTCGTGCTTGACAACTTCGCGGAGGACGCCGCCGTCGCCGCCACCGATGACGAGGACCTTCTTGGGGTTGGGGTGGGCGTTCATGGCGAGGTGGGTGATCATTTCTTGGTAGCTGTTCTTCATCAGCCCCCTGTATTTGGACTGAGCGGTATAATGGGGAGGGGAGCGTACGAGAACTCATCACGCTCAGTGCACTGGATGACATTGTCGAGCACGAGGACGGTGCCGTAGTCGCTGCTCTCGAAGACGAGCACATCCTGGTACTTGGACTTCTCGTGGTGCAGGATCTGGTTGACCTTGAGGTTCATGGCCTGACCGGGCCACATGCCGGACTGCTCGGAGAACCAGCCATCTTTTCTCGCTAGTCAGTATCCGTCttattatcctagtagagggAGGGAAGGCGGGGTACCCTTGATGGTGGGGTGGGTGATTTCGCTCATTTTGGTGGATAGGAGACGGTGATTaggagggaaagaagaaTTAAACCGACGCAAAGGAAAACTGCGAAgacgaaaagaagaaaagagaggggAGGAAGAAAGGCGCataaaaagaggaaaaaaagacGCGGAGGAAAAAAGCGAAGAGTTTTCCGCAGTGGGGGTGGGGTCTGGTGTACTATGGTGGTATGGGACTTCACTACTCACTACTTATAGGGTATAATATAGTTAAAA
This Aspergillus chevalieri M1 DNA, chromosome 3, nearly complete sequence DNA region includes the following protein-coding sequences:
- the SPE3 gene encoding spermidine synthase (COG:E;~EggNog:ENOG410PHI1;~InterPro:IPR030373,IPR030374,IPR029063,IPR001045, IPR035246,IPR030668,IPR037163;~PFAM:PF01564,PF17284;~go_function: GO:0003824 - catalytic activity [Evidence IEA];~go_process: GO:0006595 - polyamine metabolic process [Evidence IEA]), with product MRLSSSPLFSSFRLRSFPLRRFNSSFPPNHRLLSTKMSEITHPTIKDGWFSEQSGMWPGQAMNLKVNQILHHEKSKYQDVLVFESSDYGTVLVLDNVIQCTERDEFSYQEMITHLAMNAHPNPKKVLVIGGGDGGVLREVVKHESVKEAILCDIDEAVIRVSKKYLPGMSIGFQHPNVGVHVGDGFEFLKNRQNEFDVIITDSSDPEGPAESLFQKPYFELLRDALRDGGVITTQAENQWLHLSLIADLRKACKEVFPVAEYAYTTIPTYPSGQIGFMVCCKDPKRNVREPVRSWSREEEERLCRYYNSDIHRAAFVLPNFARKALQS